In the genome of Cercospora beticola chromosome 2, complete sequence, one region contains:
- a CDS encoding uncharacterized protein (MEROPS:MER0001367), whose amino-acid sequence MSSIAVAPAKIVSEKSHQVAGKLSITEHFFDVPKDYSKPEAGTIRVFGRSVRKHENPVVPKPEAERKTASQLPWIVYLNGGPGLECRPPHHYPFVHRLLDAGYQAFFLDQRGTGLSTPVTASTLGLRGYNDVQAEYLKLYRADNIVRDCEAIRQALTADYPPEKQKWSTIGQSFGGFCTITYLSFYPEGLRESFLFGGLQPLVSTPDDVYRRLYRKVAERNKVYYAKYPEDVERVKNILTYLSRFGDGKIKLPSEGTLTRRRFLAMGIALGMHGGLDSVHDIVQRANNDIELFGHLTRGTLAAIDSSSPFDNHLIYAILHEPIYCSGPNKGAPNWSAHRLQSEYPEFSIDDRKDDSQPIYFTGEMVYPWMFEDYAELRKVQDVAERIAKEENWPALFDEEQLQKNEVPVYAASYVEDMYVDFDLASETAKKIKGAKVFTTNVMFHDAIRSKMDDVVRQAFALRDDVLD is encoded by the exons ATGTCGTCAATCGCAGTCGCTCCGGCGAAGATCGTGAGCGAAAAGAGCCATCAAGTTGCTG GCAAGCTGAGCATAACCGAGCACTTCTTTGACGTGCCTAAAGACTACAGTAAACCAGAAGCCGGTACAATCCGTGTCTTCGGACGTAGTGTTCGCAAACACGAGAATCCTGTGGTCCCCAAACCTGAAGCAGAACGCAAGACAGCATCTCAGCTCCCATGGATCGTCTATCTCAACGGCGGTCCAGGGCTAGAATGCCGCCCTCCACACCACTATCCCTTCGTTCATCGACTTCTCGATGCCGGATACCAAGCTTTCTTCCTCGATCAACGAGGTACAGGTCTCTCCACTCCTGTCACAGCATCCACATTAGGACTCCGGGGCTACAACGACGTCCAAGCCGAGTACTTGAAGCTTTATCGCGCAGACAACATCGTACGAGACTGTGAAGCAATCCGTCAAGCCCTAACAGCAGACTATCCTCCCGAAAAGCAGAAATGGAGCACAATCGGACAATCCTTCGGCGGCTTCTGTACCATCACCTATCTATCCTTCTACCCTGAAGGTCTTCGAGAGTCATTCCTCTTTGGCGGTCTGCAGCCACTCGTCTCAACGCCAGACGATGTCTACAGACGTCTATACCGCAAAGTCGCAGAACGAAACAAAGTCTACTACGCCAAATACCCCGAAGACGTAGAACGCGTCAAGAACATCCTCACATACCTTTCCCGCTTCGGCGACGGCAAAATCAAACTTCCCTCCGAAGGAACCCTCACCCGAAGACGCTTCCTAGCCATGGGAATCGCACTAGGAATGCACGGCGGACTAGACAGCGTACATGATATTGTGCAACGAGCAAACAACGACATTGAACTTTTCGGGCACCTGACACGCGGGACATTAGCAGCAATTGACTCTTCCTCTCCGTTCGATAATCATCTCATCTACGCCATCCTGCACGAACCCATATACTGTTCTGGACCCAACAAAGGCGCACCAAACTGGTCCGCGCATCGCTTACAATCTGAATATCCAGAATTCAGCATCGATGATCGGAAAGATGATTCCCAACCGATCTATTTCACAGGTGAAATGGTGTACCCTTGGATGTTCGAAGACTATGCCGAATTGCGCAAAGTGCAAGACGTAGCGGAGCGCATCGCGAAGGAAGAAAACTGGCCGGCCTTGTTCGATGAGGAACAGTTGCAGAAGAATGAAGTTCCAGTATATGCTGCGAGTTATGTGGAAGATATGTATGTGGATTTTGATCTCGCGAGTgagacggcgaagaagatcaagggAGCCAAAGTGTTTACGACGAATGTTATGTTCCATGATGCGATCCGGTCGAAGATGGATGACGTGGTGAGGCAGGCGTTCGCTTTGAGGGATGATGTTCTGGACTAG
- the KGD2 gene encoding 2-oxoglutarate dehydrogenase complex E2 component (BUSCO:EOG09263I7I): MSSSQCLRRLARSSPRPATLRQPLASTTRATQSYSSLRALSTASSSSKALPALRQSPKLFSPVQLRQFSLSTQRWEEQMVQVPQMAESISEGTLKQFSKQVGDYVEQDEEIATIETDKIDVAVNAPVAGTIKEFLANEEDTVTVGQDLVRLELGGEPGEKKAPAKEEPKDAAPAEQKTPPSQQGSTENAQSQQPKQESKPEPKKEESKPAPKKEESKPAPKKEEPKKEQTESSPYGSRSENRVKMNRMRLRIAERLKQSQNTAASLTTFNEVDMSQLMDLRKNYKDEILKKTGVKLGFMSAFSKAAVLAMKDVPTVNAAIEGPGGGDTIVYKDYVDISVAVATEKGLVTPVVRNAESLDMVGIEKAIADLGKKARDNKLTIEDMAGGTFTISNGGVFGSMFGTPIINLPQTAVLGLHAIKDKPVAINGKVEIRPMMYLALTYDHRLLDGREAVTFLVKIKEYIEDPRKMLLA, translated from the exons ATGTCCAGCTCACAGTGTTTGCGCCGTCTGGCCCGAAGCTCGCCTCGACCAGCAACTCTGCGCCAACCTCTCGCAAGCACCACTCGCGCAACGCAGTCATATAGCAGCTTGCGCGCACTCTCCACagcttcgtcgtcctcaaAAGCACTCCCTGCGCTACGACAATCACC GAAGCTCTTTTCACCTGTTCAATTGCGCCAATTTAGCCTCTCTACGCAGCGATGGG AGGAGCAAATGGTGCAGGTGCCGCAAATGGCCGAATCCATCTCCGAGGGAACCCTAAAACAGTTCTCAAAACAGGTTGGCGACTACGTGGAGCAGGATGAGGAAATCGCGACCATCGAGACCGACAAGATTGATGTTGCCGTCAACGCCCCAGTTGCCGGTACCATCAAGGAATTCCTGGCAAACGAGGAGGACACGGTTACTGTAGGACAAGATCTCGTGAGACTCGAGCTCGGCGGCGAGCCaggagagaagaaggcaCCTGCGAAGGAAGAACCAAAGGATGCCGCACCCGCTGAACAAAAGACACCCCCATCGCAACAGGGCTCGACGGAGAATGCGCAGAGCCAACAGCCCAAGCAGGAATCAAAGCCGGAGCCAAAGAAGGAAGAATCAAAACCCGCGCCAAAGAAGGAGGAGTCAAAACCTGCGCCAAAGAAAGAGGAGCCCAAGAAGGAGCAGACCGAGTCATCTCCATATGGCTCGCGTAGCGAGAACCGGGTGAAGATGAACCGCATGCGCCTGAGGATCGCAGAGCGTCTGAAGCAGTCGCAAAACACTGCTGCTTCCCTCACCACATTCAACGAGGTCGATATGTCACAGCTCATGGATCTGCGCAAGAACTACAAGGATGAGATCCTGAAGAAGACTGGCGTGAAGCTTGGCTTCATGAGCGCATTCTCGAAGGCTGCTGTGCTGGCCATGAAGGATGTTCCAACTGTCAATGCCGCGATTGAGGGACCAGGTGGTGGTGATACCATCGTCTACAAGGACTACGTCGACATCAGTGTTGCTGTCGCAACCGAGAAGGGTCTCGTGACACCTGTTGTGCGAAATGCTGAGAGCTTGGACATGGTCGGCATTGAGAAGGCGATCGCTGATCTCGGCAAGAAG GCTCGCGACAACAAGCTTACCATCGAAGACATGGCTGGCGGCACTTTCACCATCTCCAATGGTGGTGTCTTCGGCTCCATGTTCGGAACTCCCATCATCAACCTCCCACAAACTGCTGTCCTCGGTCTCCACGCCATCAAGGACAAGCCTGTCGCTATCAACGGAAAAGTCGAAATCCGCCCCATGATGTACCTCGCTCTCACATACGACCACAGACTACTAGATGGTAGAGAAGCCGTGACCTTCTTGGTCAAGATCAAG GAATACATTGAGGACCCCAGAAAGATGCTTCTGGCGTAG